A single Nomia melanderi isolate GNS246 chromosome 13, iyNomMela1, whole genome shotgun sequence DNA region contains:
- the Vmat gene encoding vesicular monoamine transporter: MVGAEWTGWLQRCRESRRLILVIVAIALLLDNMLLTAVVPIIPEFLYDIKHPNATLSQFLEAENAHGRATLAANHRAFNQALNPIRTTPSTNASSSSSTTPKCPCAPNRGNDSQLEFLYATTTLANDLPVDSAASDNFTEWKEKEQRHRELLEETVAVGIMFASKAFVQLLVNPIVGPLTHKIGYSIPMFTGFIIMFFSTLIFAFGRSYGILFLARALQGVGSSCSSVSGMGMLAERYQDDKERGNAMGIALGGLALGVLIGPPFGGVMYEFVGKSAPFLILSALALGDGLLQLLVLQPSVVYTEAEPPSLKTLITDPYIVLAAGAITFANTGIAMLEPSLPIWMMDTMGASRWEQGAAFLPASISYLIGTNLFGPLGHRMGRWLASLVGLVIIGICLMCIPLATNINHLIVPNAGLGFAIGMVDSSIMPELGYLVDIRHSAVYGSVYAIGDVAFCLGYVIGPALSGTLVNSIGFEWMLFGIAILNFLYAPLMYFLRAPPTKEEKKSLIIGEKSSVRYITYQNEEDEQ; encoded by the exons ATGGTCGGCGCGGAATGGACCGGTTGGCTGCAACGATGCCGAGAGTCGCGCAGGCTGATTCTCGTGATCGTCGCCATCGCCCTGCTGCTGGACAATATGCTGCTGACCGCGGTCG TTCCGATCATCCCGGAGTTTCTGTACGACATTAAGCACCCGAACGCGACCCTGAGCCAGTTCCTCGAGGCGGAGAACGCCCACGGGCGAGCGACCCTCGCCGCGAACCACCGCGCGTTCAATCAAGCCCTGAACCCCATCAGGACGACGCCGAGCACGAATGCGAGTTCCAGCTCCAGCACCACGCCGAAATGCCCCTGCGCCCCGAACAGAGGCAACGACTCTCAGCTGGAGTTCCTCTACGCGACCACCACCCTCGCCAACGATCTGCCCG TGGACAGCGCGGCGAGCGACAACTTCACGGAATGGAAGGAGAAGGAGCAGCGACACCGCGAATTGCTGGAGGAGACGGTCGCCGTTGGCATCATGTTCGCGTCGAAGGCGTTCGTGCAGCTGCTTGTCAACCCGATCGTCGGTCCGTTGACGCACAA GATTGGGTACAGTATACCGATGTTCACCGGCTTCATCATCATGTTCTTCTCGACGCTGATTTTCGCGTTCGGCCGAAGCTACGGCATCCTCTTCCTGGCGCGAGCGCTGCAGGGCGTCGGCTCCTCGTGCTCGAGCGTTTCAG GTATGGGCATGTTGGCCGAAAGATACCAAGATGACAAGGAACGCGGAAACGCGATGGGCATCGCGCTGGGCGGACTGGCGCTCGGAGTTCTCATTGGACCGCCGTTCGGCGGTGTCATGTACGAGTTCGTCGGGAAATCTGCTCCGTTCTTGATACTGTCGGCGCTAGCCCTCGGCGATGGAC TTCTTCAACTTCTGGTGCTGCAACCGTCCGTGGTCTACACCGAAGCGGAACCGCCATCTTTGAAGACGCTGATCACCGACCCCTACATCGTACTGGCAGCCG GTGCCATTACGTTCGCTAACACTGGCATCGCTATGCTCGAGCCGAGCCTTCCGATTTGGATGATGGACACGATGGGTGCGAGTCGATGGGAACAGGGCGCCGCGTTTTTACCAGCGAGTATCAGTTACTTGATCGGCACCAATCTTTTCGGACCGCTCGGACATAGGATGGGACG GTGGTTAGCCTCCCTGGTTGGACTTGTGATTATTGGCATCTGCTTGATGTGC ATACCCTTGGCTACGAATATCAATCATTTAATCGTACCCAACGCTGGTCTGGGATTTGCGATCGGTATGGTGGACAGTTCGATCATGCCTGAATTAGGATATCTAGTGGACATAAGGCACAGCGCTGTTTACGGAAGCGTTTACGCTATCGGAGACGTTGCGTTCTGTTTAGGTTACGTGATTG GTCCCGCGCTGAGCGGTACACTGGTGAACAGTATCGGATTCGAATGGATGTTATTCGGGATCGCGATCTTGAATTTCCTGTACGCTCCGTTGATGTACTTCCTGCGAGCACCGCCGACCAAAGAGGAGAAGAAG TCCCTGATAATCGGCGAGAAATCGTCTGTGCGCTACATAACGTACCAGAACGAGGAGGACGAACAATAG